TTCGAGCTCGGCGAGCGCGTCCCGCATCGCCGGCGCGTCTAGCTCGGCGACTCGGCCCTCGTAACGGTTTCGGAATTCCGTGGCGCGCTCGCCGGCGCGGGCGATGTCGGCATCCAACTGCGGGTCCGCCGGGCCCGCGTAAAGGTCCGCGAGGTCCCAGGCTACGCCGTCGGCACTGCTGACGGCGGCTGCGGCGGGCGTGGACATGCGGTGCCTCGAATCTGGGTAAGCGTTCGCTGGATGAAAGCATTGCCGGGGCGATGCGGTGGGGCCGCCCCGGTCGATTTTGCGCCCGCACGGGGATAATTGCCGCGAGCGCGCCCCTTTTTCCCCGTCCCGGCGGTGCAATGCCCAGTTTCTACCAAGCTTGTGCGATCGACTACCCCAACGGGAACCCGCATCTTGGCCACGCATTTGAAAAGATCGGCGCCGACTGCCAGGCGCGGTTCAAGCGCCTCAAGGGATTCGACGTGTTCTTCTCCACCGGGGTGGACGAGAACAGCCTCAACGTTGCCCGCACGGCGGCCGCGGCCGGCCTTGACGCGCGCGAATTCATCGACTCGATGTCGCCCCGGTTCGCCGCGCTGTGGGAGCACCTCGACGTTTCGGCCAGCGCCTTTATCCGCACAACCGAACCGCGTCACCACCAGGCCGCGCAGGAGTTCTTCCGCCGCGCCCAAGCCCGCGGCGACATCTACAGCGACCGGTACGAAGGCTGGTACTGTCTTTCGTGCGAGAACTATTACGCCGAGGACGAACTGGTCGAAGGCGTTTGCCCGATCCACCGGCGGGCGCCGGAATGGCTGGCCGAGGAAAACTACTTCTTCGCCCTTACCGGGTACCAGGAGCGATTGCGGACGCACTTCCTGGACAACCCGGATTTCGTGATTCCGCGCTCACGCTACAACGAAATGCTGGCCCTGATAGAGGGCGGGCTCAAGGACTTTTCGGTCTCACGCCATCGCGCCGACTGGGGAATCCCGACCCCGGACGACCCCGACCACGTTATCTATGTCTGGTTTGACGCGCTGATCAATTACGCAACCGTCGTCGGGTTCACCAGCGACGACGAAGCCTTCCGGCGCTGGTGGCCGTGCGACGCCCAGGTCATCGGCAAGGACATCCTGCGCTTTCACGCCATCTACTGGCCGGCCATGCTCTGGTCCTGCGGTCTGGAACCGCCAGCCAAGATCGTCTCGCACGGGTTCATCGACATGGCCGGCGAGAAGTTGAGCAAATCGCGCGGCAACGTTATCGACCCCTACGACGTGACCGAGTACTACGGAGTCGATCCGCTCCGCTACTACTTGCTGCGCGAGATGCGTTTTCTGCTGGACGGTAGTTTTCGTCGTGAGACCCTGCACTCGCGTTACAACCACGATCTCGGCAACGACCTTGGCAACCTGCTGAATCGCTGCGTGGCGATGATCTCCCGCTACTGCGACGGGGTTCTGCCACAACCGGGCGAGGCCGCTGACGAAGATGCCGAGCTGCAGTCCGCGGCCAGGTCCGCGTGGTCGGACGCCGAACGGCACTACGCCGCCTGGGAGTTTTCCGAGGCCCTCGAATCGGCCTGGCGGTTCATCGCCGCCGCAAATCGCTATGTCGACCAGACCCAACCGTTCAGACTGGCCAGGGATCCCGCTGCCGGGGGGCGCGTGGGCACGATCCTCTATCACCTGGCCGACTGCCTGCGCCAGATTGCGGTCCTGGTTTATCCCGCTATGCCAGGGGTGGGGGAACGCATATCCTCCCAACTCGGCTGCCCCGGCCCCGGGCAGGTTAGCTGGGACGAATCCGCGCGCTGGTCGACGATTTCACCCGGCAATCCGGTTCCCGGGGGTCGGCCGCTATTCCCACGGCTTGACATGCTCGACTAGGGTTCGTGTCGCCATTGCTGTTCGACTCGCACTGCCACCTCAACCACGACGCTTTCGGCGCGGATCTGCCGGAGGTGATCGGGCGGGCCCGGGACGCAGGCGTGGGACGCCTGCTGGTGCCGGGATTCGACCTGGAATCTTCAATTAAGGCGATTGCGTTGGCGCGCAACGACGATTCAATTAGCGCCGCCGCCGCCGTTCACCCTTATTCGGCGGCCGAACTTGACTCGGACGCCAAGTCACGCCTGGCGGAAATCTGGGCATCTGGCGCGGCGGTCGCTGTCGGCGAGATCGGTCTCGACTTCGCCGGGCGCGGTTATCCGGAACCCGAGGTCCAGAGTGAAGCGTTCGCCTGGCAGCTCGACCAGGCCGAGCGGCTGGGACTGCCGGTCATCATCCATCAGCGCCGGTCCGCGGCCGCGATTCTGGAGCAGCTTGCCGGACGCCGCATCACCGGCGTCATGCACTGCTGGAGTCTCGGCCCGGAGGACCTTGACCGGTTCCTGGAACTTGGCCTGTACGTCTCGTTCGCCGGGTTGCTGACCTTCAAATCCGCCGAACCGGTTCGGGCCGCGGCGACGCTGGTCCCGGACGGACGCCTGCTGGTGGAAACCGACGCACCCTACCTGGTCCCGCGTGGTGCGCGTTCGGGGCGCCGCAACGAGCCCGCCAACCTGCCGTTGACGATCGATTTGCTGGCCCGCCTGCGGCATTCCGCCAGAGATGAAGTCGCGGCCCTATGCGCGGAAAACGCGCGGGCCTTGTTCGAC
The Chloroflexota bacterium genome window above contains:
- a CDS encoding TatD family deoxyribonuclease translates to MSPLLFDSHCHLNHDAFGADLPEVIGRARDAGVGRLLVPGFDLESSIKAIALARNDDSISAAAAVHPYSAAELDSDAKSRLAEIWASGAAVAVGEIGLDFAGRGYPEPEVQSEAFAWQLDQAERLGLPVIIHQRRSAAAILEQLAGRRITGVMHCWSLGPEDLDRFLELGLYVSFAGLLTFKSAEPVRAAATLVPDGRLLVETDAPYLVPRGARSGRRNEPANLPLTIDLLARLRHSARDEVAALCAENARALFDLPDAA
- the metG gene encoding methionine--tRNA ligase; its protein translation is MRWGRPGRFCARTGIIAASAPLFPRPGGAMPSFYQACAIDYPNGNPHLGHAFEKIGADCQARFKRLKGFDVFFSTGVDENSLNVARTAAAAGLDAREFIDSMSPRFAALWEHLDVSASAFIRTTEPRHHQAAQEFFRRAQARGDIYSDRYEGWYCLSCENYYAEDELVEGVCPIHRRAPEWLAEENYFFALTGYQERLRTHFLDNPDFVIPRSRYNEMLALIEGGLKDFSVSRHRADWGIPTPDDPDHVIYVWFDALINYATVVGFTSDDEAFRRWWPCDAQVIGKDILRFHAIYWPAMLWSCGLEPPAKIVSHGFIDMAGEKLSKSRGNVIDPYDVTEYYGVDPLRYYLLREMRFLLDGSFRRETLHSRYNHDLGNDLGNLLNRCVAMISRYCDGVLPQPGEAADEDAELQSAARSAWSDAERHYAAWEFSEALESAWRFIAAANRYVDQTQPFRLARDPAAGGRVGTILYHLADCLRQIAVLVYPAMPGVGERISSQLGCPGPGQVSWDESARWSTISPGNPVPGGRPLFPRLDMLD